A genomic stretch from Lysobacter ciconiae includes:
- the trhA gene encoding PAQR family membrane homeostasis protein TrhA gives MPTLSSSRSSPTPAPAPASEELANALTHGLGATAALAGGAVLITLAALWGDAWQLTSAIVFGVCLLLLYVASTLYHAVRHPVAKARLKVFDHCAIYLLIAGTYTPFTLIGLRGPWGWWLFGVIWTLAAAGVVFKLFLTGRYRRLSTMIYIAMGWLVLVAIKPMWRALDGWTLGWLLAGGIFYTAGTIFYHRPALKYSHAIWHMFVLGGSLCHYIAVMAHIV, from the coding sequence ATGCCTACCCTCTCATCGTCGCGGTCATCACCGACGCCCGCGCCGGCGCCGGCTTCGGAGGAGCTCGCCAACGCGCTCACCCACGGACTGGGCGCGACGGCCGCGCTCGCCGGCGGCGCCGTCCTCATCACCCTGGCCGCGCTGTGGGGCGATGCGTGGCAACTTACTAGCGCGATCGTCTTCGGCGTGTGCCTGTTGCTGCTTTACGTCGCATCAACGCTGTACCACGCGGTGCGCCACCCGGTTGCCAAGGCGAGGCTGAAGGTCTTCGACCATTGCGCGATCTACCTGTTGATCGCGGGAACCTACACGCCGTTCACGCTCATCGGCCTGCGTGGTCCGTGGGGCTGGTGGCTGTTCGGCGTGATCTGGACGCTGGCCGCAGCCGGGGTGGTGTTCAAGCTGTTCCTGACCGGCCGCTACCGGCGCCTGTCGACGATGATCTACATCGCAATGGGCTGGCTGGTGCTGGTCGCGATCAAGCCGATGTGGCGTGCGCTGGACGGCTGGACCCTGGGCTGGCTGCTGGCGGGCGGCATTTTCTACACCGCAGGGACGATTTTCTATCACCGGCCGGCACTGAAGTACTCGCATGCGATATGGCACATGTTTGTCCTCGGCGGGAGCCTGTGCCATTACATCGCAGTGATGGCGCACATTGTCTGA
- a CDS encoding zinc ribbon domain-containing protein YjdM produces MPDIPACSKCGKENTYPDGDHYVCADCGHEWPTDPNAKPADAMVVRDVNGNILNEGDTVTVIKDLKVKGSSIPLKQGTVIRNIRLVEDDPENIEGSSDKIKGLVLKTCFLKKA; encoded by the coding sequence ATGCCTGATATTCCGGCCTGTTCCAAGTGCGGCAAGGAGAACACCTACCCCGACGGTGATCACTACGTCTGCGCCGACTGCGGCCACGAATGGCCGACCGATCCGAACGCGAAGCCCGCGGACGCGATGGTGGTGCGCGACGTCAACGGCAACATCCTCAACGAGGGCGACACCGTTACCGTCATCAAGGACCTCAAGGTCAAGGGCTCCTCGATCCCGCTCAAGCAGGGCACGGTGATCCGCAACATCCGCCTGGTGGAGGACGACCCGGAAAACATCGAAGGCAGCTCGGACAAGATCAAGGGTCTGGTGCTGAAGACGTGCTTTCTCAAAAAGGCCTGA